In Mycolicibacter virginiensis, the DNA window CGGCTGCAGATCGAGTTCTCCAAGGTGATTCAGCAGCTGACCGACGGCGAAGGCGGCGAGGTCACCCCCAAAGAGATGTGGGACGCATTCGCCGACGAATACCTGAACCCGATCCGGCCCCTGGAGCGCATGCACCAGAAGCTGATCGCGGCCGAGACCGACGACGGGACCGACCGCATCGAGGCGGTCGTCAAGGTCGACGGGGTGGAGACGGAGATCGCGGGGTCCGGCAATGGACCGCTGGCCGCGTTCGTCGACGCGCTGAGCAGGGTCGGTGTGCAGGTGCACGTACTGGACTACTCCGAGCACGCCATGAGTGCCGGCGAGGGGGCTCAGGCCGCCGCCTACGTGGAGGCTCAGATCGGCGACGTTGTCGTCTGGGGCGTAGGGATCGCTCCGTCGATCACCACCGCGTCGCTGCGGGCGGTGGTCTCCGCGGTGAACAGGGCGGCCCGGGGCGGGTGAGGGGGAGGGTCTCGGGAGGGGAGGCCTTATCCCGCGGTCTCGGCCAGGCTGTCGACGATCTTCATCGTCTCGATGCTGACGGTGGTGATCCGTTTGATCAGGTCGACGATGTAGGTCGGGTCGTCGTGTTCGTCGCACCAGTCGTTGGGGTCGTTGACGATTCCTGAAGCCTTGTCGGTTTTGAGCTGGTAGCGGTCGATGATCCAGGCGAGAGCTGAGCGGGAGCCGAGCATGTAACGCTCGGTTTCCTCGGGAATGCCGGCGATGGTGACCCGAGAGTTGTAGATAATCGCCGAGTGGTCGGTCTTAGACCGCCACTTCATCTTCTCCACCCGCCAGGTATCGGGATCCTTCCGATGCGCGCCAGGCTTGAGCAGCACCTCAAGCGGATACGGCTCCACGGTCTCGTAGCCGACGTGCAGCTTGGCGAGCCTGCGGCCGGCGTCGGCCAGCTGCTCGAAGCGTTCCCGTGTCTCCGGCGTCGGGATGTGCGGAAGCATCTTCTTCAAGTCCGCGGCGTAGGCGTGCCGGTAGGCGGGCTCGTGCAACAGGCCGTAAACGTAGTAGAAGATGTCGTCTTTGCTCACTTGGTCGCCGACGGCGTCGCGGTACAGCGTCAGGATCTCGTCGGTGATGTTGTCGATGCGGCGGTAGCCGTGCTCATCGGCCTCACCGCTGACTATGTCGAACGCGAGACCGCCGTCGTCGGATTCGGCCTTCTCGAAGGTCCATCGGGGGAAGAACTGGCCGTTCTGCCCGGCCCCGAGCATCTGAACGTCGGGAAGCCGGTCGGTGGCAAGAAGTGCGAAGTCGGCCGTACCTCCAACCCCGATCGCATAGAAGCCAATGTTCGAGTGTTGAGCAGTCGGGAACATTGACGGGAGCTGGTAGACCCGGTCGTTGACGGACCGGTCCATGTAAGTCCATTGAGGGTTGAAGGGCCGGTAGGTGCTGGTTCTCACATTCTCAGTGCGCCAGCTTATGGGTACGTCGGCGGCCAGCAGCTGTTTGAGGCCAACGTTCCAGCTGATTCGACCGGCTTTCGTGAGTTCGGGATTCGAACTCAAGAAGGCCGCGATATCGGCCTCGTTTGGCCTGTTCGGCCCGGTGTGCGTGTGGAATACACCCCTTGCCTCGGCATACTGTCGGAGGAGTTCAAGCATGTTCGCCTCAAGAGAAGCGTGGGTGCAGCTGTAGCACCAGGCGTCGCGGCCGGTCTTGAGCCCGGAAGAATATGTGGCGAAGACTGTTCCCCTAGCTCCACTGCTTTTGTCTCCGATCGCAGGCCACGATGGGAATTCATCGCTTCGCTGGTTCAACCAGTCGCCGTGATCATTCGGTGTGATCGCTTGCCAGTCGAGGGAGTCGTGCTGACTTTCGCTGACGATCCGGAGCTTCTCTTCTCGACTGAGGTAGTCGCCGATGTCGCGGTAGGACACCTCGCACGGCCCGGTCCCGCTACGGTCCCTGACCCCGATGAAGATGGCGACAGTGTTGCGGCTGCCACTGCCGAAAACCTTTCCGCCCTCTCGGCGAGACAGTTCGCCAGCGGTGCGTTGGTTTCCTCGCAGGTTGTAGACGTAGATCGCGGAGTATTCGTCGGTCAGCGATAGCCGCATTCCGTCGGCGGTGTTGGCGTCGAGCCAGCCGCCGTTGGAGACGAAGCCGACGATGCCGGTGTCGCCGATGCGGTCGGTGGCCCAGCGGAAGGCTCGAATGTAGGAGTCGTAAAGGCTGTTCTTGTTGGTCGCAGACGAACGCTTCGCGTACGTGGCCGCGATTCGCCCGTCGAGGGTCGGATATTTCACGTTGGCGTTGAGATCGTTCGCACTGGCCTGGCCCACGGAATAGGGCGGGTTGCCGACAATCACGTTGATCGGGGTAGCGAGTTGCGTTTCGATGCGGGCGTTGTTGTGGGGGAACATGATCGCGTCCATCGAGTCGCCGGCTTCGCTGATTTGGAAGGTGTCGGCGAGCACGACACCGGGGAACGGCTCGTAGGCGTCGGTGTCGGCGGTCTTGCCGGCCAGGGCGTGGTAGGTGGTTTCGATGTTCACCGCGGCGATGTAGTAGGCCAACAGCATGATCTCGTTGGCGTGCAGCTCGCTCGCATACTTGCGCTGCAGATCCGCCGCGGTGATCAGCTCCGATTGCAGCAGCCGGGCGATGAAGGTGCCGGTACCGGTGAACCCGTCGAGGATGTGCACGCCCTCATCGGTCAACCCGCGGCCGAAGTGCTTGCGGGAGACGGTGTTGACGGCGCGCAGGATGAAGTCGACGATCTCGGTCGGTGTGTAGACGATCCCGAGTGCCTCGGCCTGCTTCTTGAAGCCGATGCGGAAGAACTTCTCGTAGAGCTCGGCGATGATTGCCTGCTTGCCCTCGGCGCTGCTCACCTCGCCTGCGCGGCGACGCACCGATTCGTAGAACCCCTCCAGTCGCGCGGTTTCGGCTTCCAGGCCGGTACCGCCGAGGGTGTCGACCATCTTCTGCATGGTCTTGGAGACCGGGTTGTGGGAGGCGAAGTCGTGGCCGGCGAACAGAGCATCGAACACCGGCCGGGTGATCAGGTGCTGCGCCAGCATGCTCACCGCATCCGCCTCGGTGATCGAGTCGTTGAGGTTGTCCCGCAGCCCCTGAAGAAAGTGGCCGAATGCCTCGGCTGCGGCGCCGTCGGCCTCGTCGAGGACCGCGGTGATCCGGGTGATCAGGGCAGCGGCAATGTCGGCGACGTCGGCAGCCCACTGCTCCCAGTAGGTGCGGGTGCCGACCTTATCCACGATGCGGGCGTAGATCGCCTCCTGCCACGCCGACAGGGAGAACAACGCCATCTGCTGTGCGTGGTCGGCGTCCTGATCCGTCTGGTCGCTGAGGTCGTCGAGGACGGGGCCGAGGTGCCCGCCGAGCAGTTTGTCGGTGCCGACCCCACCCTTGCCGTCGGAGCCACTGTTGAGGGCGATGGCGTTGACCATCGCGTCGAAACGTTCATCGTGGGAGCGCAGCGCGTTGAGCACCTGCCACACCACCTTGAACCGCTGATTGTCGCCGAGCGCGGTCGCCGGCTCGACACCTTGGGGGACGGCGACGGGCAGGATCACGTAGCCGTAGTCCTTGCCGTCGGCTTTGCGCATCACCCGCCCAACCGACTGCACCACGTCGACGATCGAGTTGCGCGGGTGCAGGAACAACACCGCGTCCAGGGCAGGAACATCGACGCCTTCGGACAGGCAGCGGGCATTAGTGAGGATGCGGCACTCGTCTTCGGCGACAACTCCTTTGAGCCAGGTCAGCTCGGCGTTGCGTTGCAGGGCGTTGTAGGTGCCGTCGACGTGGTGGACCGAGCAGGTCAGGTCGCGGTTGGTGGGCGAGACCTGCTGTCCGTCGTCTTCGTGGGCTTCGAGCAGCTCCTGGTATTTGGTGACCACGACCGGGAACATCTCGGCGACCTGCTTGGAGGTCTTGATGTCGCGGGCGAAAGCCACCGCGCGGCGCATCGGCGCCTCACCGGGGACGAAACCGCTACCGTCGGGTGCGGTGCCGGCGCGTTTGGCCAAACCGTTCCAGCAGCCGACCAGTTTCGAGGCATCGTCGAGGGTGAGTTCGCTGCCGTGAGCGGCGACCTGCTGCTGCAATCCGGGGGCGATCACGGACTCGTCGATGGTTAGCACCAGCACCTTGTAGTCCGACAGCAGGCCGCGTTCCACGGCGTCACCGAACGAGAGCCGGTGAAACTCCGGGCCGTAGATGCTCTCGTCGTCCATCGACACCAGCTCCGCCGAATGCGTGGCGGCTTTGTCCTGCACGGCGTCGGTGAAGACCCGCGGTGTGGCCGTCATGTACAGCCGGCGGGAGGCCTGCACGTAGTCCGGGTTGTGGATGCGCACGAAGTTCGACTCGTCATCGCCGGCCAAGGTGACCCCGGTGGTGCGGTGCGCCTCGTCACAGATCACCAGATCAAAGGTGTCGACTCCGAGCCTTTGGGCTTCGGCGACCGCTGCCAGCGACTGGTAGGTGGAGAACACCACCGTCAAGCCTTTGGCGCGTTTGCGGTGCTCCATCTCCTGCGCCAACCGTGCAGGGTCGGTGGTGACCGGGATCGGCACGTCGTGGACGTTGTAATCCTCAGCGGTGCGGGAGACTTTGGTGTCCGAGCAGACCGCGAACGCCCGCAGATCCAGTTCTGTCTGCGCGGTCCAGCCGCGAAGCGTCTGACTCAGCAGCGAGATCGACGGCACGAGGAACAGAATCCGGGCAGCCCCGCCGTTCTCTGCGGCGGTGCGCTCGGCGATCTTCAGGGCAGTGAACGTTTTGCCGGTGCCGCAAGCCATGATCAGCTTGCCGCGATCGTTGCCGGCGGCGAACCCGCGAAACACGGCGTCGATCGCCTGTTCCTGATGCGGGCGCGGCTGATGCCTGCTGGCAGGGGACAGTTCGATGCGCAGGTCACCGCCGGCGGGCCAGGCGATGTCCCAGTCGATGGGGGATTCAGCGATCTCGGCCATGCCGATGCGTTGCACCGGTTTGGTCTGATCCTCTAGGGCTGCCTCGGCGTTTTTGCCCCACCGGTCGGTGGTGGAGATGATCACCCGGTTGGTGAACGCTGTCTTGCCCGATGCGGTGAAGAACGAGTCGATGTCGGCCTTGGCCAAGGTATGGGTGGGTTCGTAGAACTTGCACTGGATGGCCGTCAAATCGCCGGTGTCGCGTTCGCGGGCCACCAGGTCGATCCCGGTGTCGGCTTTGCCGTCGCGGCCGGGCCAGTCGATCCAGCGCCACACCGCGTCGTACTGCTGTGACAGCATCGGGTCCAGCTCGAAGTAGCGCACCATCAGCTGCTCGAACTTGGTGCCGCGCTCGGAGTTCGACGGCGCCTTGCGGAACGCCTCGATCACCTCGTGAATCGAACCCATACTTCTCCTACACCTCGACGGTCGCGCTAGTAGACCTTATTCAACGAGGCCGACTCGTTTGCCGAATCAGCGGGAGCCGGTGGAGGAAGATCCGCTTCTCGGCGAGTTGCCGAGAAGCGGTCGCTAGACGTGCTTACGCTGCCGGGGTGGCGGCAGGAAACACAGACGAATTGATGCGGCTCGGCGCCTGGCGAACTCTCGCAGCCGCGGAGCATTCAGACCGGTGACCCGCAAGGAAGATCTGCGCTCTCAGGTCGACTACACGTCGGACCCGCACACCCGCCTCAAGCATGCGTTCTACCGGCGGTACATCGCATGCTGGATGGGCAAGGTCTTGCAAGGCCCGTACGCGAAGCCAGCGACGATCGTTGACGGATTCGCCGGCTCGGGTATGTACGCTGATGGCCTTGACGGTAGCTCGATCATGATCGCGAAGCTGTACCGCGAGCACATCTGCCGTCCAAACTTCCAGCCCCTCACCCATTTGACCAACGACTTGGACCCGCGGCGTTGCCAGGCGCTCGGCGAGCGAATGAGGTGCCTTCCCGTAGATGACGGGATCGCGCATGTGCCTGTCGGGCCGAAGTCCTTCGAGGAGATCGTGGGCGACGTGCGACGTAACCATGTCCAGCCGGGGCAGCAGGCACTGTGGATTATCGACCCGTTCGGGCTCAACCAGATTCCGTGGTCGATCATCTCGGAAGTCGTGAAGGTACCTAGGAACGACGCCGTAATCACGTTCATGGCCGACGAAGCGCACCGGTTCCGCACGAACCCGGCGATGGTGTCGGTGATGAACAACCTCTACGGGGACAACTCGTGGAAGAACATCCCGGACGGGCTCACCACGGCGCAGTCGAAGGCTGCGCTCGTCAACCTCTACTGCGACAAGCTCAAAGCGCTCGGGTGCCACACCTCGGCTTTTGGTGTCGATGTCGCCCGCCGGTACACGCGGTACTCGCTGGTCTTCGCGACACACCACCAGGCGGGGCTCGAATGCTGGAACTCCGCGAAGTGGTCGGCTGACCCTACGAGCGGTCGTGGGGCCAGCGCCGACACAGCGTTCCAGCCCAGCCTGCTTGAGCCCGACATCGATGATCTGATCGAGGACTTCAGAAAGCGCGTCGGCGTTCACGAGTTCACCACGCTAGTGGCGCAGGCGCAGATCCTCGGCTACACCGAACCCCACGTGCGCACCGTGCTCAGCCGACTGTTCGAGGAGGGGATGACGGTTCGGCTGTCGCCGGTGACGGCGCCGAAGAACTCGCCTTGGCCAGCCACGAGTCGTATCCAGATCTTCGAGCAGGGGCCGGATGATGACGACGAGGCCAGTGACGCCTAACCCGTAGCGGCCTCAGGCATCTCGTCCCACAGCTGCCCGTCGAGTTCACGGCCGAGCGCTTTCGGTGTACGCCCGCCCCACTGCTTGAAGAAGAACGGCACCCCGGCGGTCTGGCACGCATCGCGGATTCCTCGTGCCCAGCCCAGCTCCATCGGCCGGTAGCGGGGACCGGATTCACCGCCGGCGATCACCCATCCGATGCCGGCGAGGTCGATGCCGTCGAGCGGTCCGAGCAGTGGCTCGCACGACAGGAACCGCACCGCGGCGGGCACCTGGCGAAGATCATCGACCCGCTGCAGGACTTCGGCACTCTCCACTGACACGCCCATCCAGAGGTTGTCCGGCCAGTCCAGTTTCTCGGCCACGCGCCGCAGCCGCAGGCTGCGCTTGGTCAGCACCTGATAGGTGTGCTGCGGAGTGTCACGGCAGACGTCGAAGACGTCGCGGATGAAGTCCAACGGCACCTTCGCGTGGAACAGGTCGCTCATCGAGTTCACGAACACCACGCGCGAATTGCGCCACCGGT includes these proteins:
- a CDS encoding DEAD/DEAH box helicase, with the translated sequence MGSIHEVIEAFRKAPSNSERGTKFEQLMVRYFELDPMLSQQYDAVWRWIDWPGRDGKADTGIDLVARERDTGDLTAIQCKFYEPTHTLAKADIDSFFTASGKTAFTNRVIISTTDRWGKNAEAALEDQTKPVQRIGMAEIAESPIDWDIAWPAGGDLRIELSPASRHQPRPHQEQAIDAVFRGFAAGNDRGKLIMACGTGKTFTALKIAERTAAENGGAARILFLVPSISLLSQTLRGWTAQTELDLRAFAVCSDTKVSRTAEDYNVHDVPIPVTTDPARLAQEMEHRKRAKGLTVVFSTYQSLAAVAEAQRLGVDTFDLVICDEAHRTTGVTLAGDDESNFVRIHNPDYVQASRRLYMTATPRVFTDAVQDKAATHSAELVSMDDESIYGPEFHRLSFGDAVERGLLSDYKVLVLTIDESVIAPGLQQQVAAHGSELTLDDASKLVGCWNGLAKRAGTAPDGSGFVPGEAPMRRAVAFARDIKTSKQVAEMFPVVVTKYQELLEAHEDDGQQVSPTNRDLTCSVHHVDGTYNALQRNAELTWLKGVVAEDECRILTNARCLSEGVDVPALDAVLFLHPRNSIVDVVQSVGRVMRKADGKDYGYVILPVAVPQGVEPATALGDNQRFKVVWQVLNALRSHDERFDAMVNAIALNSGSDGKGGVGTDKLLGGHLGPVLDDLSDQTDQDADHAQQMALFSLSAWQEAIYARIVDKVGTRTYWEQWAADVADIAAALITRITAVLDEADGAAAEAFGHFLQGLRDNLNDSITEADAVSMLAQHLITRPVFDALFAGHDFASHNPVSKTMQKMVDTLGGTGLEAETARLEGFYESVRRRAGEVSSAEGKQAIIAELYEKFFRIGFKKQAEALGIVYTPTEIVDFILRAVNTVSRKHFGRGLTDEGVHILDGFTGTGTFIARLLQSELITAADLQRKYASELHANEIMLLAYYIAAVNIETTYHALAGKTADTDAYEPFPGVVLADTFQISEAGDSMDAIMFPHNNARIETQLATPINVIVGNPPYSVGQASANDLNANVKYPTLDGRIAATYAKRSSATNKNSLYDSYIRAFRWATDRIGDTGIVGFVSNGGWLDANTADGMRLSLTDEYSAIYVYNLRGNQRTAGELSRREGGKVFGSGSRNTVAIFIGVRDRSGTGPCEVSYRDIGDYLSREEKLRIVSESQHDSLDWQAITPNDHGDWLNQRSDEFPSWPAIGDKSSGARGTVFATYSSGLKTGRDAWCYSCTHASLEANMLELLRQYAEARGVFHTHTGPNRPNEADIAAFLSSNPELTKAGRISWNVGLKQLLAADVPISWRTENVRTSTYRPFNPQWTYMDRSVNDRVYQLPSMFPTAQHSNIGFYAIGVGGTADFALLATDRLPDVQMLGAGQNGQFFPRWTFEKAESDDGGLAFDIVSGEADEHGYRRIDNITDEILTLYRDAVGDQVSKDDIFYYVYGLLHEPAYRHAYAADLKKMLPHIPTPETRERFEQLADAGRRLAKLHVGYETVEPYPLEVLLKPGAHRKDPDTWRVEKMKWRSKTDHSAIIYNSRVTIAGIPEETERYMLGSRSALAWIIDRYQLKTDKASGIVNDPNDWCDEHDDPTYIVDLIKRITTVSIETMKIVDSLAETAG
- the tcmP gene encoding three-Cys-motif partner protein TcmP, which gives rise to MTRKEDLRSQVDYTSDPHTRLKHAFYRRYIACWMGKVLQGPYAKPATIVDGFAGSGMYADGLDGSSIMIAKLYREHICRPNFQPLTHLTNDLDPRRCQALGERMRCLPVDDGIAHVPVGPKSFEEIVGDVRRNHVQPGQQALWIIDPFGLNQIPWSIISEVVKVPRNDAVITFMADEAHRFRTNPAMVSVMNNLYGDNSWKNIPDGLTTAQSKAALVNLYCDKLKALGCHTSAFGVDVARRYTRYSLVFATHHQAGLECWNSAKWSADPTSGRGASADTAFQPSLLEPDIDDLIEDFRKRVGVHEFTTLVAQAQILGYTEPHVRTVLSRLFEEGMTVRLSPVTAPKNSPWPATSRIQIFEQGPDDDDEASDA
- a CDS encoding DUF5131 family protein, whose product is MADRSAIEWTEATWNPVTGCDRVSAGCDHCYAMTLAKRLKAMGSAKYQVDGDPRTSGPGFGVTVHPQALDEPYRWRNSRVVFVNSMSDLFHAKVPLDFIRDVFDVCRDTPQHTYQVLTKRSLRLRRVAEKLDWPDNLWMGVSVESAEVLQRVDDLRQVPAAVRFLSCEPLLGPLDGIDLAGIGWVIAGGESGPRYRPMELGWARGIRDACQTAGVPFFFKQWGGRTPKALGRELDGQLWDEMPEAATG